The Vibrio gazogenes DNA segment CAATTCTGCCCCATAGTTGGCTAGGCTATTTTTACTTTACAATAGATTTTGTCGTATTTTGACCTAATTTATCTAATGAAAAATAAAAGAACCATTGTACTCATACTCTCATTGAGCCATAGATAGTAAAGTGCGGTAATATTGTCTGCATTTTATGGGAATTTATTGATTTTTCATATTTCATTCAATAGGTTAATTTAAATGAAGGCTACAGAAAATAGACCATAGACAGAAACTATAGAAAATAATATGCTGCCTAATAATTGTTCGTTGCTTAAGTACAGAGGAAAACTATGATTGATGTTTTATCGTTAATTTCAATAGGATTTGCGTTCTTTATTGTGGCGGTTTCGCCAGGGCCGGCGAATATTTCTAATGCAACAATAGCTATGAGTAAAGGTAGAAAAATAAGCCTTGTTTATGGTGCGGGTCTTTCGATGGGTCTTTTGTTGTGGGGTATCGTTGCGGCGAGTGGATTGGGAGTGATTCTACAAGGGTCGGTCTATTTGTTGATGTTTCTAAAAATCATTGGCGGGATATACCTTCTATGGTTGGCTTATCTCTCGTTTAAGTCGTCTTTTAACTCGGCATCGACAATATCCCAAAATCAAACCAATGAAATAGGGTATAGCAAATGGTTCATACGAGGCTTTGTTCTGAATTCATCCAATCCCAAAACTGTCATTGCATGGATGGCAGCGTTATCTGTCGGTATGGGTGCAAACAATGATATTACCTTTTTAGTTTCGGCAGTGATTACATGCATGCTGGTTGGCTTTTTCGTTAACGCCATTTATTCAATACTGTTTTCAATTAATGGTGTTATGAAGACTTACCAAAAAATTGGCCATTGGGTTGATAGGGTCGTGTCTGGTATGTTCGCGTTAGCTGGCTTAGGGCTAGTAATGTCTGCCTTTAAGCGAAATCAAGCATAAACTAGCAAACGTTTAAGGTTTCAAGATATTTTTTCTTATCTGAAATGATGCCACTGAATGATTTGAGCTAAGAAGCTTTTGTCCAGAGGTGTTTCAAAAAGTCTCTGGCTAACAAATTTCTGCCCCCCAAACGTTTTAGTATGATATGGATAATATATGAAATACATTCTCATCTCGTTTTTAATCTGTTTATTTAACGTTTCTCAATCTTATGCGAAAGAGTTTATTCCTGAAAAAACTGATAAGAACGGTTATGTAGAGCCTTTTCAAATGTTTGACGATCTGTTTTATGTGGGTGATAAGTGGGCTTCATCATATCTTGTCCGGACAACAGACGGACTGGTACTTATCGAAACACTGGAAAGTCCTTATGGCCGATGGATACCTAGTAACGTAGAAAAATTGGGGTTCAACCCTTCAGATATCAAATACATACTTGTTACACATGGCCATTCAGATCATGTTGGTAATGCGGAGTATATACAAAGGCATTATGGTAGTAAGGTGGTGATGTCAAAAGAAGAACTCCAATTGGCGAAGGAGCAGTCGACAAAAAGTAAAGGGAAAGGACATTTCGAAGCACCGCACGTAGATGTATTCGTAAAAGATGGTGACCATTTGGTCATTGGGGATACGAAATTTACTTTTTATATTACACCAGGCCATACTAAAGGATGTGTATCTATTGATTTTATGGTTAAAAATGCTGGCATCCCGTATCGAGCTTTTATGGTTGGAGGGCATAGCCCATCAAAGACAGATATTAAACTCGTTGGCGAGTTCATAAAAAGCATGGAAAGGATAAGAACCATAGCCTTACAGGAACCAAAAGTGAGTGTAAATTTAGCCAATCATCCTCACAAGAATCATTTATTCGAAGAAAGAGCACTGGGTATAAATGACAGTAAAAAGAACTATTTCATCGATAGTAAGGGCTTCTTTGAATTTTTAAATAAACAAGAAGAAATAGGTAAGAAAAAATTAGCAGAATTGGAAAAAAATGCTGATAAATAAAATCACCCGACAGTTATTATGGCGTTATTTTGTTAACTCATGGGTAAATTTTCAAAATACTTTTCCTAATCTGATAGAAACACATTAAAGCAGTGACACTAAAACGTTTTTGTCCAATTTCTTTTTAAAACTGACGGTCCCAAAATTCACTGAAACGCTCATCGGCTGATTATTTTGAGAACCCACACCCAAAATCTCATACTTTTTTAATACTTTTGTCGATCTAAAAACTGATAGCCTGTGAATGCACTGGCAAAATCCAGTGTCGGGATTGAGACCCCTGTATTTTCTTCACAAGACATGTAAAATGCCAGCTCTGCTGATATTTCCATGTAACTTCAGCACACCTGAATTATGGTGGACTGGATAGGGGCGCTTTGGCGCACCGTTTCTTGTGAGCGGCTGTCTCAAACCTGTCCGGTTCGCCACTCAAAGTTTGAGACCTTTGTGTGGTGACGTACCATTCATCACAAGAAGAGGTGACAACCTATGTACGAAACCATCCCTTACGATCATCAATTCGCCCAAAAAGCCCGCGAATACCTGCGCCAGTTAGAAGAAATGTTTGAAGCCGAACAGCAGCACAACAGTCAAGAGCTGCGCAACGTGCTGCTGTATCTGAATAACCTGATTACCACTCATTACGTGCGCTATCATGAGGAGCCGGATGAATCAGATTTGGCATGATGGTTGATTGGTTTATTTAATTTTCGAGCCGCAATTGCGGCTCGTTTTGATCAAGTTCTAAGAACCGGCCCTGCTCGCGGGAGTGAATCACATGCTGAGTATCGTAGGCGTATTATTTGCGAGAAATTTTGATGATTAAAACGGTGGTAACTTGTTTCTGCCCCATTGTGTGCTACACAATGTTTCAGGACACGATTCAATCATCAATTGAATTATTTTTGGTAATACGAAAAACGACTAACATTGTCCTGCTTGTTCTCGGCTTCCTAAAGTGAATATTCAGCACTCGACTGATAATCGCGTATAATCTTGTAAGGATTACTTTGCCATCATGTCGTTTAAAAACGCTTGTTTGACGTTTTTTTGTACCCGAGTTGGAGCGATAAAATCTTCACCGATTGTTTTAGCAAATTTTAATCCTTGTTCTCTATTGGGCGCGTTAATATCCCCTTCCACATCATAGATTAAGTGACTTGCTACATCAGTAACGCCACAGTATGAGAAGATTCCAAGATCAATTTGCGTACGCATCGCCTCGTCATACTGATATTTATCGTAGGTCGCTTTTTTTGAGCCACCAATACCGATTAAAGTGGTTGGTAGATTGGTGAGAAGACCATCAAGTGGCGCTTTACCTCGGTCTTCTACGCTGTTGCCATATTGATAGGCCCAGCCTTGAGTAAATACCCTTTCAATCCATCCTTTCATCAGTGCAGGCATACTCCACCAATAGACCGGAAAAACGAAAGCCAGTTG contains these protein-coding regions:
- a CDS encoding NAD(P)H-dependent oxidoreductase, whose translation is MNILTVYSHPFRHKYPGAVMDAFHEPILNAGHSIDILDLHAEGFDPRFTEADHACFWGGELPDEIKAMHQRVAKADQLAFVFPVYWWSMPALMKGWIERVFTQGWAYQYGNSVEDRGKAPLDGLLTNLPTTLIGIGGSKKATYDKYQYDEAMRTQIDLGIFSYCGVTDVASHLIYDVEGDINAPNREQGLKFAKTIGEDFIAPTRVQKNVKQAFLNDMMAK
- a CDS encoding MBL fold metallo-hydrolase, encoding MKYILISFLICLFNVSQSYAKEFIPEKTDKNGYVEPFQMFDDLFYVGDKWASSYLVRTTDGLVLIETLESPYGRWIPSNVEKLGFNPSDIKYILVTHGHSDHVGNAEYIQRHYGSKVVMSKEELQLAKEQSTKSKGKGHFEAPHVDVFVKDGDHLVIGDTKFTFYITPGHTKGCVSIDFMVKNAGIPYRAFMVGGHSPSKTDIKLVGEFIKSMERIRTIALQEPKVSVNLANHPHKNHLFEERALGINDSKKNYFIDSKGFFEFLNKQEEIGKKKLAELEKNADK
- a CDS encoding LysE family translocator, producing MIDVLSLISIGFAFFIVAVSPGPANISNATIAMSKGRKISLVYGAGLSMGLLLWGIVAASGLGVILQGSVYLLMFLKIIGGIYLLWLAYLSFKSSFNSASTISQNQTNEIGYSKWFIRGFVLNSSNPKTVIAWMAALSVGMGANNDITFLVSAVITCMLVGFFVNAIYSILFSINGVMKTYQKIGHWVDRVVSGMFALAGLGLVMSAFKRNQA